Below is a genomic region from Nitrospinota bacterium.
CCTTTGAAACAACCGTTCTCCACTTGGTGCTTTTCAGATAGATGAGCATATTGGGGGAATGGGGCATATGGTTCACTGAAACCACCTCCCAATAACGGCTTCCCCAGTCGGACAGTTTTTTCTCCAACTCCATAATTTCACTTTCAGAGCTGGGAATGGGCTCTTTCAGGACTTTATAATTCCATTGAAACTTTTCATAAGACGCACTCATAAACGACCCTTCCTCCTGCAAAATTTATCTGCTGACCATTTGTTATCATCAGAACAGGTCAAAACCTCTCCCGTTTTTGGCCACGGAGTTTGGAAAGACCTCCCCCCTACATAAAACAAAAAGCAACCTCTATGCCAAATGAATATTAATTGAAATATAAAGGTTTATAAAATAATTTTCCTTTTGCAAACTTTTCCACAGCTTATCCCCAAAAGCAAAAACGGGGAGAAATCACGGTGAAACATCATTCAGGCGGCAAAAAACCCCCTACTTCAGGATAAACCTTAAATTTTTAACGGTTTCCCTTGCTTTGCAAAGCAAATATAAACCATTGTTTTTATAGCTGTGAATAAGTTTTTTTGCCCATTAATACAGCTTTCCGGGCAAACTTACTCACTATAATTTCAACAGGTTCTGGGAAAATTACCGGTCCTGATTTCCAAAATTTTGTAGAACCCTCAAACGTAAAGCCCCAATAAAGTGACATTTTTTGTTACTCCGTTGACTTTTCTCGGCTAAATCAGCTGGTTAAAATCATAATTCCATCCTCCTCAGGGTCCCTTTTCTTCCCAAAATCTCCCCTACCTTTTGTTTAGTTGAGACTTAATTTTCTTGGCATGGCTATTGCTTTTACTCAGGCTAATGGGAGTCACCCCCATTGATGCGAATCAAGATCAGACAGGCCAGCTATTCTAACTAATTTGCAGGGAGACTCCTATTATGGAAAAGTCACTGTTTTTTCGGAAGGCTCTTTTAAGGCTTCTTGAAATTTTTCTTGGTCATCATCATCCTCTGGTTGCCAAATACCTCGCTTACCTGGGCAGACATTACAATACAAAAGGCAATTGCGCCAAAGCAGAGCTGTTTTTTGTTCGATCCTTACAAATTCGGGAAGACGTTTTTGGTCCGAAACATCCGACCGTGGCAGATTCCCTCAATCGACTGGCGGGGCTGTATGAAGAGATGAGCGATTTCAACAGATCTGAGTTCCTTTACAAGCGCGCCCATAAAATCCAAAAGGAGCATTCCACAGAGCCGGTCGCCTGTTAATTATTTATGGGACAAAATCCTGGCCGCGCCAAACGGCGACCGATGTCTCTATTGAGAATTTGGCGCCCATCCCAGATGATTGCAAAATATGCTCACAGTTTTTTACAAGCATGACCTTTATGGCTTTTAATTAAATCCTCCCTTTATTATTTGCCATTGCCACAACGGGTTCCAACTGAAGCAAACCCTCTCCTCCAGGCATATTGGTTATTAATTTTTTTTAATTTATTTTTTGTGGACCCATTCCTGCAATAGAACCATAATAAAGCTATGAGGAATCGGCATTAAGGAGCCTGGGAACCTCGAAGCCCCTGTCCGATTCTGGCCAGTACGGGTAAATGGTTTACGGTTTTCACTCAGGGATTTTTATGCCTATTCGAGCCAATAAAAAATTCAACGAAAACAAGCTGATAAAGATTTTGAACCTTCTGGACAGTCCCATGGACGGGGAGGTTTTAGCCGCCGCCAAATCTGCGGCCCGTTATTTAAAAAACCATGGGGAATCGTGGAACGAAGTTATCCAAAAATCCCAGCCGCCGCCATTCGGGCCGCGCCAGGGCGCAAGGTTTATGTGCTTAAGAGACGCGGTGATCCTGAAACGCACCCAACGAGCCCGACTGCTTGCCGTAAGACTGACCAATGGCTTGACCGAAAACTTCTGGTTTCCCTGCTCCACTCTCAGGGAAATTGGCGGAAATATTTTTGCGGCGCGATGGATTATTGAACAGAAGGAAAAAGAGTTGCTTGAAGGGAAAAATTTTTCACATATTGACGTGGAACGTAACTGATCGACGGGTGGACAATTTAGGAGGGGAAAACGTACCCTTCATGAACGGCTTCGCCGCAAGCAGATGAGGGGTTTTCATTTAACAGGCGTGAAAGCCACGGGGAACAAAACCCACTTGCGGGATTTAAAAGGGCTTTTTAGCAAGAACCCATCATCCGGGCCCTTGAAACTATAAAGTCTCTATGCCAAAAAATTTCAAAAAAGAAACAGCGGCCCAAATACCAATACTTGCAAAAAAACCTAACGCGACGGCGATCGAGATAAAAAGGACGCCCAGCTTGACAACTTCTCTAAAAAGATTTTTTTTCATAGACACTTTCCCAAACCCAATAGAACATCACCTTCAGCTGGAAAGACCAGCCATTTTTATAAGGCCCTGAGGGGCCATTGATAAAACCGGAACACATAGTAACATTTTGTTTACAAAAATCCCTAATAATTGCTCCAGGGGGATTGCATCCGCCCGGCGGCAGCGTTAGCGGATAGAATCAACCCCAGAAACTCATTTGACCCACCACCCGGCTCCCGACAGGACGATTTTCCCCACCCGGCGGATCAATTTCCCTGCAACCGCACACAGGCTTCCACCAACCGGTCCAAATCCTGCAAACCCACTTTCAAATCCGATTTCGAGATTGTCGTATCCGCCCTGAGAACAACAAACAAATACTCCCTGGTAAGCGCGATTCCGTACAATACCCGAATGTTCTGCCCATCATCCCACTCCAGCCGATGGGTCAGCCCAGCATGAGGAAGTTTTCTGGAGGTGATTAAAGCCGGTTGCTGTGAAGAATAGAAAAATTGAAGGTGTTGCAAATAACCTGCGATGAGGTTTTCAGGCAAATCGCTGTCTGTTTTTATAAAGCCCCCTTTCAGGAACTTTATCAAATTCCCTTCCAAAATCGTTCCGACCAGGAGCTGCATGGGCCGGGTCTTATGCTGAAAACCGATATCCATGGCCAAAATCAACTTCTCATGCGTTTTGGGTAGCCGGGGTCGAATCTCAATATCATCTAGTGAGTTTTTTTGGTTGTTGCGCAAAACGTATCTGGACTCGCGTTCCTTGACAACCACATAACCAAATTCTCGTTCATAGACCCAGGCGTCCTTATCGATAGTCCAGTCGGCTGTCGGCAAAATAAACGCATAACCTTTGGCTTCATGCGCAAAACGACCCTCGGCAATCTTATGAGTGGCACAGCTTTGCGTCGCGAGCAGAAAAAAAAGCAGAATCCCGGCCCTGACCAAGAAAGCTGCTGATCGTCTCCTCCACATACAACCGCAAGTGAAAAAAAAAGGTTTCATGAAGCTTGGAGTTCAGATTGAAAAAATAGCAAGTTCTATTACAGAATCATACCAGCAGTCGAAATAATCACAATCCCTCAGTTAAACAAAGTATCCCAATAAAACGCCGCTCAAACATCAAACACCTCATAACATACTAATTTATTTGATTTTATTTCACCTCTGCGCTAACCTTAAAGGGTATCAATTTACATTTATTGTTTGTTCTAATACAAAATAACTCCGTCTTATATCATTCTAAATAAAATCAGCCATTGAAGGAACGGCATATGGATATTGAAAGAAACCATCATATTAAATTACTGATCGTGGACGACAGCCCTCATATCCGCTTCGCATATAAGCAAATATTGAATCAGATGAGCAGCATAGGATGGACCCTCCTGGAGGCAAATACTGGAGAACAGGGATTGGATTTATGCAGGACAGAAAACCCCGACTGCATTTTACTGGATTACATTTTGCCCGACACAGACGGCCTGGAATTTTTACTCCAACTGAAAAAAATATCTGTCACCACCCCGGTCATCATGCTGACCGGCCAGGGCGACGAAACAGTCGCTGTTTTGGCGATGAAGGAAGGAGCCAGCGATTATCTCGTCAAAGGTAATTTGACTCCAGTTTCTCTTAAAAAAGCTATTTTAAATTGTATCGAAGGAAAGGATTCGATGAAGACGGTGTCAAATAATCTGAAGATAAAACCGGAGAACCAATCATCCAGCCCCAATTGGTATAAAAAGAAAAAAGCGGAGTTGATCTCCGAAATACAATTATTGAAAGAAAAACTGGAATCTTCTTCAGGCATCGATCCTCTTACCGGCTTGCCCAATCGCACCAATATGCTGGATAAACTGCGCTATGAAAAGTGCCGGTTCGAACGCAACAGAAAACCCTTTTCCCTGATCATGGCGGACATAGACGATTTTTCGGTCATCCATAAGTCCTATGATGCTAAAACAGCAAATAACATCCTGGTTCAGGTGGGCAAATTCCTCGACCTTAATTCCCGAAAACAAGACGTGGTCAGTTATTGGGGCAAGGAGCGATTTCTTCTCCTTTTACCGGATACCGAATTGGATGGGGGCACAATTCTGATTGAAAAACTTTGCAAAAAAGTTGAAGCGAGGGAGTTTTCCCACTCTAACCAAGCCATCCACATCACCATGAGTTTTAGAATCGGCGCCTACGATGGTGAAACCATGACGATTGAAGATTGCATTCAGGAAGCGGATGAATGTTTACTTTAACCCTACACCAGCATCCTCAAGAAATCCTCTAGTTTTCCATTCTCTCTTTCCCCGTTCATAGATGGTGTAGAATTAAAAATCAAATTTTCCTCCTCCCCATGCGTTCATTTTTCCAGAGCAACTCAAAGTCACCTGCAAAAATTTTCCAGGCAGTAAAAAATCGTTTAAACTCCTTTGCATGGACTTCGACCCGAATAATCAAGAGGAGCGCATGCCGGGAAAGAAATTGATCTTATATTTCTGCCTGGCCTGTGGGCTTGCGGTTTCAGGTTGCGCGGGGAGCGTACCAGCGAATCTCGGTCAATTTGCTCCTTGTCCCGAGTCCCCAAATTGCGTTTCGACTCAGGCAAAGGATGAAACCCACGCCATCGCCTCGATTGCATATAGTTCTGATAGGAAAATCGCCCAAAAGCGACTACTAAAGATAATCAATTCCCTGCCCCGCACCCGGATCGTTGTGGAAAGGGACGATTATTTCCATGTCGAGTTCACATCGAGAGTCCTGCGCTTTGTGGATGACGTGGAATTTTATTTTGACGTGGAGGAAGGAAAGATTCACTTCCGCTCGGCTTCCCGTATCGGGCATTCCGACCTTGGGGTCAACCGCAAGCGCATGGAAGCGATTCGTTTACGGTTTTCATCTGCAGAATCATAAACAACCCAAATAATCTGAACCTGATTTCAATATTTAGGAGAGGCGGAGGAGGAACGGGAGCGGCGCCGCTAATTTTTCGTGATAACATTTCCGTGCCCACGATTCCAGCCTTGGCCCGGGCCAGAAGGCATCTGGACCAATTGGGGCGAAAGGAAATCTCCTTAGTGATCACCGGCGGGTTGCGGACGGCAGACGATTTCTTTAAGGCCCTGGCTCTGGGGGCCGATGCGGTGGCCGTGTCCAACTCGGCGCTTCAGGCCATCGGATGCCTGGGGATGCGTGCCTGCCACACTAATAATTGCCCTGTGGGCATCGCCACTCAGAAAAAAGATTTGCGTGACCGCCTGATCATCGATGAATCTGCAGAAAGGCTCGCCCGATTTTTCGATGCCTCTATTGAGATGATGAAAATTCTTTGCCGCGCCTGCGGTCACACAAGTTTGGATCAATTGAGTCTCAATGATTTAGCCACCTGGAAAAAAGATATGGCCGATTTGTCGGGAGTCCCATATGCCGGAGTGGGAGGCAAATAAAAAGTTCATATAGAAGTCCTTTCAAGCGCTTGAATGTGATAATTTAAATTGTCATGCAAGAGACCGAAAAATTTTTCAACTGCCCTTATTGCGGCGAACCCATTTCAATGGTTTTGGACCTGTCGGTGAACGGGCAAACGTATACGGAAGACTGCGAAGTCTGCTGTCGGCCCATTGAAATCCACTACCGCGTGCAGAACGGAGAGATCACAGAATTCTGGGCGCAGCGAACGGAATAAAAAATAACATGAATATCGATAAAAAATTGGTTCCACCAGAGAAACAGGCCTGGCCGTTACCAAAAAGTGATTACTGGTCCACACCGTTCGCCGAAATATTGATGCATCATTTGGATCTGTTTTCCGGCGCATCGGTTCTGGATGTCGCGTCCGGTCACGGGGTTCCAGCGTTTCACATCGCCGAGCAGGTCGGCCCCACAGGCCAGGTACTGGGAGTGGACATGCATCCCGGCCAGGTGCTTCGCTGTCGCACAACTCAGCAGAACCATCTTCCCTGGCTGCGTTTTGAACAGGCGGACATGCGGGCTCTGCCCGCCGATCTTGAAAAATTCGATCGCATCACCGGCAACATTTGTTTCATGTTTTTTCGTCCGCAGCGGTTCAACGCCCTGCAACAATTGATCGAGTTTTTGAAACCCGGTGGACAGATCGTGTTGACCTTCCCCTGCCTCGGCACCTTCGACTCGATATGGGAGCGGGTGAACCGGGAGATGGCCTCCCGCGGACTGAAAAAAGAGCAAGCCTCCTTGGCCGAATACATCGCCGAACGGCCTTCGTCCGAACAGGCGCGAGAATGGCTGCAGGAGCTTGCAATGGAACGCATCGAAGTGACCGAATGGCCTTTGGAAATCAAATCCGCTCCGGGGCAGGCGTTCCTCAATCATCCCCTGCTGCGCGGCGGATTTCTGGAAGACGCTTACGAATGTTTCGAAGATCAGGCGCTGGCCAACGAAGTGATGAATCTCGTTGCCGATGACCTGCCAAGTTTCACCCCCCTGCTGGCCCAGCGTTGCGCCCTGTCCGCGTGGCGCCCGAGCGAATAATAACCGGGCATGACCATTCGACAAAATGAGAAATTCTGCCGGATTTGTGATTCCCCTTCCATCCTGTTTTTTCAGGACACTCGAACATTTTATAAATGCCCGGAATGCCGGTTGATCTTTTCAGAAGACTTTCCTGACAAAAAAGATGAAGAAAACCATTACAAAACTCAATGGCAAACCACCCATCCTGATTTCTGGAAAGGTCAGGTCGATGTATTGGTACAACTGATAACTAATTATCGAACGCCAAAAAATATTTTGGACTTTGGTTCCGGGTCGGGTGAAATGACCCGCGAATTTCTTAAAAGAGGTTATGACATCACCCCGCTGGAACCCATGATCCACGGATACCTTAAGGAACAGAATTATCCGGCACAATTTGACGTGGTGATCGTAGTCGAAGTTCTGGAACACCTTCAGGACCCGTGGAAGGAAATTCATGAAATTGAAAACGTGTTGTCTCCAGATGGCAACGTCATTTTCTCAACCCTGCTCACCAACGAATTCATCGACCGACCCGACGCAGCCAATCATTTTAGAAACTGGTGGTACAAAGACGACCCCACCCATGTCAGCTTCTTTTGCAATCACGTTCTCTCCAAAATGGCCGATATGGAAAACTATGACATCGATATCATTGGCGACAAAGTGTTCGTCTTGAAAAGGACCCCATGAAAATCATCAAAATTCTGGCCGATAGCAGTTACCTGCCAGCCTTGAAAAACAGAAAGCCCGCCAATCCATGACGATTTACATCATCCTATGGATTTTATCCCTGGCCGTTCTGCTCTTTGCCATTTACCTCCGGCACAGAGCATCTCTTGCCTGACTCATGGAAACTCCACCGCAAACAGCTCCCCATCTCGTTGTATCTCAAGGGTAAATATCGATTGCCATCTCTCGGCCTGCGCCCAGAGGGTCGGTGAGGATTGAGCACCTCCGCAAAGTTTATTCCATTCACCCATCTGCACATTTGATTTTTTAGCCCGAATTGAGTAAGTTATAAGCAATCACCAAAAAGACCAACAGAGTTTTTAAATTTCTCCCAAACCCGGAGGGGCCATATGCAGGCCGCCCAGCAAACGGTGACCGAAATTCAATCGGTCCTGAACAAATTCCGCGAAGGTTACGGAAATAAGGATATCGATATTTTACTGAGTCTTTTCGATCCTGATCCCAACGTCCTGGTCATTGGAACGGGAGAAGATGAAAAACGATCGGGTCTCGCAGAAATCAAAATCCAGTTTGAACGCGATTTTTGTCAGTCAGATCAACTGACCGTGGAGTTTAAAAATGTCTCGGTATCGCAACAGGAGTCGGTGTGTTGGATTGCGGCAGACACGCACGTCTATTTCGACACCCAGGGAAGTCCCATGCAAGTGTTCCTTCGATTCACGGGCGTATTAACTCACCGCACTGGCCAATGGCTGTTTGTCCAAACCCATTTTTCACTTCCCTTTTCGGACTCTGCACAAGACGGTCCCACTCCCCAATAAATCCAAAGATTAATTTCTTACCTTAATAAATGATCCCCGCCCCAAGGGGCGGGGTATTTAAAAGTAGTTTTTTTATAACCTCCCCTAACCCCTCCTTGCAAAGGAGGGGAATGTGAAAGGAAACCCCGTAGCAGAGCTACGAGGAATTCTTTTGATTCAATCACAAATAAATTGTACAAAAAAAAGGCCCTGCTCATTTGAGCAGGGCCAACTACTTCCAGGAGCTTCCGGTCACTGGCACTTAGCCAATGACTACGGAAGCTCCCCTTATACTGTGGTTAGACAAGGGATCACCTCCTTTTATCAGGGGAATGCACATTCCGCACTCAAGGCTCCCCTGGTCCCCAAAATGCGATACTGACTTTAACAGAATGAAACAAAAATGTTCAAATGTCAAAAAACTTTGACGCTGGTTTTTGATAAAAAAAATCTACTTTCCCAGTAAACCCTTTACGGCATCTCCGATCGCGCCTGCGTTTTTCTCAACCAGTTCGGCACCGCCTTTTCCCAGAATTTCCTTCACCTCGGCGACCCCCTCCACGTTGTCGAGCACTTTGCCCAGATCAAGGGTTTTGACCGCACCCCCTGCCGCGATATTGATCGCATCGATCAACTTTTTAATCACCTCACCGGGAGTCGCTCCGCCTTTATCGCGGCCAATACCTGCCAGTTGAACTTTTGGAAGCTTGACACTCATCTTCTGTCCTTGCAATCCCACCGCACTGACATTGATCTTGCCATCAAGAATGATGAGATTATCTATGATGAGTTTTTTTCCACTCTTCTTAGATTTTACCGGACGGCCCGCATCGGAGCCTTTTCCCTGGCCTCCACCTGTTTGACCAGCGGCATTTCTCTGCAAAGCATCAAGGTTGCTGCCATCCGTCCCCATCTCATAGGTGATCTCGGGGGCCGAAATAATAATTTCCTTTATGATTACCGTATCTTTGGTGATGCTCCCCACATCCAGTTGCAGGCTGATTTCTCCCAACTTAAACGCCGTGTCCGTTTCAAAACCTTTGGGATTTCCCACCTCCAATCCCTTCAAGGTTCCCTTACCGGAAGTCGCGGAGATTTTCGTTTCGTCCAGGGTCACCTTTGCATCGAGCGCTTCGGAGCCATATTTTTCAATGGCCATGGTCACCAGCAAATCCATGGAAAAAAGCAGGAAAACAACCATAAAACCTGTAAGAACCACGACCATGGCGAGCGTGACCCAAATTGAACGTTTCATAAAGCATCCTTAATTTAATTTTTTGGAAATCTTCAACAAACCACTTCTAAAATTGCGGACCCCAGATTAACATACAATTCATTCAGATAAATATCCCTTCTCTGGAAAAACTATTCTGACCTTCTCTGTTTTCCTTTGAACAAAACTGTCGTAGCATCGGGATGGTTTTCAAGAGGCCGTCAATCTTTCATTTTATTCGATGGGGTGAACAATGCAGCGTTCAACAGTTTTAAAAGCAGTAAAAAAAATTTTGACAGTTCTGGTTCTGAGCACCCTGTTAACGAGTCCGGCAGGTGCGGAGACGAACCCTGAAAAAATCAAAAACATTAAAAAACTTCTCGTGGTTTCCGGGATTCAGGAGCAGTTATCTTATATGAAAGAAGGTGTGCTGAACTCCTATTCGCAGATGATCTCAGCCGCCTACCCGCAAGTGCCCGATGCCTTCTGGACCGAATTCAACAACCTGGTTGGCGAAAAGGACATGGAAGCTCTGATCGAACAGGTCGTTCCCGTTTACGATAAACACATGACCAATGAGGTGATCGTCAAACTGAATGAAATGTTTGAAACTCCGTTTTGGAAAGAGTGGCGAGAAAAAATGCCTCTTATCAGCCGGGAGGCAGGAGTTGCGGGACAAAAATGGTTGCATGAAACCACGCAGTCGGAAAACTTCAAAAAACAGATAGATCAAATGGTTGCAAAACACGAACTGGAAAAACTCAACTCGGCCCCCACCAAAAATTCAAAATAAGTTGCAGTTCAGGAAGTAGGGGGCTAAAGAAACTTTCCGGGGTGGGGCTGGCCGCTGGCGTCGTAATCGTTTTTCAAATGTTGCCAGCTCAAATGAATATCGCAGTTTTGACAAATAGGAATATCAAACCGCTCACGGGCGATCATTTTTTTCCTGAGGTCGGTCATCACCGTGCCGCCCCAGACCTCCGCGATACTGTCTTCCACCAAATTGCCGACGGGCGTTCCCGCGAACATATCCGCACAGCACAACACCACACTGCCATCCCAGTAAACCACCATCCATTTCCACAACTGCGTGCACGGGGCCTTGTTCGTCAGGTTGAAGCGTTTGTGAGTGAAGCGGGTGCCGACATTCGACTCGATGCCATAGCTGTCCAGAAACCCGTCTTTATCGAAACGACCCGCCCAGTTGGAAATAATATTGTCGTTGATGGGCGTCAACGCGATGGAGCAATTGTGACTCTGGATGATTCTGAAAAACTCGTGGTCGAGAGTTTCCTCCATCGTCTTTAAAGTCTTGATGCGGAAATTGACAGGAACCGGGTTTTCCAAACTATCATTGGCTTCGAGCAGGTCGATGATGTTTTTCCGCACCACGTCGTAGCTCATCTTCTTCACATCTTCAAACGTTTCCTTATCCAATTCGTCGAGACTGATATCGACCGACACCGAATGCTTCAGAAGAGTGGGAACGATTTTTTCATTCATAAAAAAGGCATTGGTCAGAACTTCCACCCTTTGGATGGTCGGGAATTTCTGCAGGTATTCGATTTTCTCCTGGATGGTCTTGTCCATCAACG
It encodes:
- a CDS encoding DUF2059 domain-containing protein; translation: MQRSTVLKAVKKILTVLVLSTLLTSPAGAETNPEKIKNIKKLLVVSGIQEQLSYMKEGVLNSYSQMISAAYPQVPDAFWTEFNNLVGEKDMEALIEQVVPVYDKHMTNEVIVKLNEMFETPFWKEWREKMPLISREAGVAGQKWLHETTQSENFKKQIDQMVAKHELEKLNSAPTKNSK
- a CDS encoding tetratricopeptide repeat protein, encoding MEKSLFFRKALLRLLEIFLGHHHPLVAKYLAYLGRHYNTKGNCAKAELFFVRSLQIREDVFGPKHPTVADSLNRLAGLYEEMSDFNRSEFLYKRAHKIQKEHSTEPVAC
- a CDS encoding diguanylate cyclase, translating into MDIERNHHIKLLIVDDSPHIRFAYKQILNQMSSIGWTLLEANTGEQGLDLCRTENPDCILLDYILPDTDGLEFLLQLKKISVTTPVIMLTGQGDETVAVLAMKEGASDYLVKGNLTPVSLKKAILNCIEGKDSMKTVSNNLKIKPENQSSSPNWYKKKKAELISEIQLLKEKLESSSGIDPLTGLPNRTNMLDKLRYEKCRFERNRKPFSLIMADIDDFSVIHKSYDAKTANNILVQVGKFLDLNSRKQDVVSYWGKERFLLLLPDTELDGGTILIEKLCKKVEAREFSHSNQAIHITMSFRIGAYDGETMTIEDCIQEADECLL
- a CDS encoding radical SAM protein codes for the protein MELLEKPKTVSADRKKVAASNRIKGWVKKIPFFQEMDYLRRKIYDSPLFDFAVKDLAAILAVWPPALLLDVTNRCNAKCVWCPNPDLTDLGAMKMDLYRKIIDDYAVRGGVVHFGTFGEPLMDKTIQEKIEYLQKFPTIQRVEVLTNAFFMNEKIVPTLLKHSVSVDISLDELDKETFEDVKKMSYDVVRKNIIDLLEANDSLENPVPVNFRIKTLKTMEETLDHEFFRIIQSHNCSIALTPINDNIISNWAGRFDKDGFLDSYGIESNVGTRFTHKRFNLTNKAPCTQLWKWMVVYWDGSVVLCCADMFAGTPVGNLVEDSIAEVWGGTVMTDLRKKMIARERFDIPICQNCDIHLSWQHLKNDYDASGQPHPGKFL
- a CDS encoding CPXCG motif-containing cysteine-rich protein, whose amino-acid sequence is MQETEKFFNCPYCGEPISMVLDLSVNGQTYTEDCEVCCRPIEIHYRVQNGEITEFWAQRTE
- a CDS encoding class I SAM-dependent methyltransferase, with the protein product MNIDKKLVPPEKQAWPLPKSDYWSTPFAEILMHHLDLFSGASVLDVASGHGVPAFHIAEQVGPTGQVLGVDMHPGQVLRCRTTQQNHLPWLRFEQADMRALPADLEKFDRITGNICFMFFRPQRFNALQQLIEFLKPGGQIVLTFPCLGTFDSIWERVNREMASRGLKKEQASLAEYIAERPSSEQAREWLQELAMERIEVTEWPLEIKSAPGQAFLNHPLLRGGFLEDAYECFEDQALANEVMNLVADDLPSFTPLLAQRCALSAWRPSE
- a CDS encoding nuclear transport factor 2 family protein, which encodes MQAAQQTVTEIQSVLNKFREGYGNKDIDILLSLFDPDPNVLVIGTGEDEKRSGLAEIKIQFERDFCQSDQLTVEFKNVSVSQQESVCWIAADTHVYFDTQGSPMQVFLRFTGVLTHRTGQWLFVQTHFSLPFSDSAQDGPTPQ
- a CDS encoding DUF1499 domain-containing protein, whose product is MPGKKLILYFCLACGLAVSGCAGSVPANLGQFAPCPESPNCVSTQAKDETHAIASIAYSSDRKIAQKRLLKIINSLPRTRIVVERDDYFHVEFTSRVLRFVDDVEFYFDVEEGKIHFRSASRIGHSDLGVNRKRMEAIRLRFSSAES
- a CDS encoding class I SAM-dependent methyltransferase: MTIRQNEKFCRICDSPSILFFQDTRTFYKCPECRLIFSEDFPDKKDEENHYKTQWQTTHPDFWKGQVDVLVQLITNYRTPKNILDFGSGSGEMTREFLKRGYDITPLEPMIHGYLKEQNYPAQFDVVIVVEVLEHLQDPWKEIHEIENVLSPDGNVIFSTLLTNEFIDRPDAANHFRNWWYKDDPTHVSFFCNHVLSKMADMENYDIDIIGDKVFVLKRTP